Proteins encoded within one genomic window of Bacillus thuringiensis:
- a CDS encoding DeoR family transcriptional regulator, producing the protein MKPTTTRMLTRIKSIYMYINENGTVTTKDLVDEFGITPRTIQRDLNVLQFNELVYSPCRGKWTTTGKKVRMTS; encoded by the coding sequence TTGAAACCTACAACTACTCGTATGCTAACACGCATTAAATCAATTTATATGTACATCAATGAAAACGGAACGGTAACGACGAAAGACCTTGTAGATGAGTTCGGGATCACACCGCGAACGATACAACGTGATCTAAATGTGTTGCAGTTTAATGAACTCGTGTATAGCCCTTGCCGCGGTAAGTGGACAACAACAGGAAAGAAAGTGAGAATGACCTCATAA
- a CDS encoding pseudouridine synthase: protein MRLDKLLANMGYGSRKEVKKLLKDGVVKIDGTPVKDAKVHVNVEEQEVMIHGEVVEYKEFVYLMMHKPQGVISATEDDNHETVIDLLELEDAIFDPFPVGRLDIDTEGFLLITNDGKLSHQLLSPKKHVPKKYYAHVAGVVTEEDVKEFAKGVILDDGYETKPGALTILKSDDVSEIELVITEGKFHQVKRMFEAVGKKVVYLKRTEMGPLVLDEELELGEYRELSDEEVEMLKTYQVDTEK, encoded by the coding sequence GTGAGATTAGATAAATTATTAGCGAATATGGGATATGGAAGTAGAAAAGAAGTAAAGAAATTATTGAAAGACGGCGTTGTGAAAATTGATGGAACGCCAGTGAAAGATGCAAAGGTTCATGTAAATGTAGAAGAACAAGAGGTTATGATTCACGGTGAAGTTGTGGAATATAAAGAGTTTGTTTACTTAATGATGCATAAACCACAGGGCGTTATTTCAGCGACAGAAGATGATAATCATGAAACGGTAATAGATCTATTAGAGTTAGAAGATGCAATCTTTGATCCGTTCCCAGTTGGACGACTTGATATTGATACGGAAGGTTTCTTATTGATAACAAATGACGGGAAGTTATCGCATCAATTGTTATCTCCGAAAAAGCATGTGCCGAAAAAATATTATGCACACGTTGCAGGAGTAGTAACAGAAGAGGATGTAAAAGAGTTTGCTAAAGGTGTTATTTTAGATGATGGCTATGAAACAAAGCCCGGGGCACTTACTATATTAAAAAGCGATGATGTTTCTGAAATCGAGCTTGTTATTACAGAAGGAAAGTTCCATCAAGTGAAGCGTATGTTTGAAGCGGTAGGGAAAAAAGTAGTCTATCTAAAGAGAACAGAGATGGGACCGTTAGTATTAGATGAAGAGCTAGAACTTGGAGAATACCGAGAGCTATCAGATGAAGAAGTAGAAATGTTAAAAACATACCAAGTAGATACTGAGAAATAG
- a CDS encoding putative polysaccharide biosynthesis protein has translation MSDSKFLRGTLIVTLGTFLVKFLGMIYVFPFHALVGTEGGTLYTYGYIPYTIFLSIATAGVPLAVSKFVSKYNALGDYKTSRRMFRSGMVMMIVTGVLSFLVLYMTAPFFAEAMLGKQSVHSNIGEVTTIIRLVSFALIVVPAASLIRGYFQGHQSMGPTTVSQIIEQIIRIVFLLAGSFIVIKVLGGTVATAVGVATFAAFVSAVGALGVLIWYWLKRKKHLDQYLIEQTAPESTVSTVQLFKELFAYAIPYVVIGLTIPLYQQIDTLTFNSIMQAIGQGDIAERALGIFTMWTHKLIMIPVSLATAFSLTLVPAITKSFTEKQYRYLKLQITQTFQANMFLTLPAVVGISTLAYPIYTAFYDSDPLGGQVLMWYAPVALLFALFTVTAAILQGINQQKHAIIALIMGVILKFVCNVIFIRYFGTVGAILATAVGFLASVWYTNRQIKKHAHYSFGVVYKRTFQIAVLTLVMVVAVKLSQWILSFMISPDGRMGALITVVVCAGIGGLVYGLLAIRTGVLERVFGGEALEKIQRKLGNRFKIKLKSKGA, from the coding sequence ATGTCCGATTCGAAATTTCTGCGCGGAACGCTCATCGTTACGCTAGGGACATTTTTAGTGAAGTTCTTAGGCATGATTTACGTCTTTCCGTTTCATGCATTAGTAGGGACAGAAGGCGGAACGCTCTATACATATGGATACATTCCATATACGATCTTTTTAAGTATTGCAACGGCAGGGGTGCCGCTTGCTGTTTCAAAATTCGTTTCCAAATATAATGCGCTTGGTGATTATAAAACGAGCCGGAGAATGTTCCGCTCGGGAATGGTTATGATGATAGTAACAGGAGTCCTTTCATTCCTAGTACTGTACATGACGGCGCCGTTTTTTGCAGAAGCAATGCTTGGTAAACAAAGTGTACACAGTAATATAGGAGAAGTTACGACGATTATTCGTCTTGTAAGTTTTGCGCTTATTGTTGTACCGGCAGCGAGTTTAATTCGTGGTTATTTCCAAGGTCACCAATCGATGGGACCGACTACTGTTTCGCAAATTATTGAACAAATTATTCGTATCGTCTTTTTATTAGCCGGTAGTTTTATCGTTATTAAAGTACTTGGCGGTACAGTTGCAACAGCAGTTGGAGTAGCGACATTTGCTGCGTTCGTTTCAGCGGTTGGAGCACTCGGCGTACTCATTTGGTACTGGTTAAAACGTAAAAAACATTTGGATCAATATTTAATTGAACAAACTGCACCAGAATCGACAGTGAGCACTGTTCAATTGTTTAAAGAATTGTTTGCGTACGCGATTCCTTACGTTGTAATTGGATTAACAATTCCTTTATATCAACAAATTGATACATTAACATTTAACTCAATTATGCAGGCGATTGGTCAAGGAGATATTGCAGAGCGAGCGCTTGGTATTTTCACAATGTGGACGCATAAATTAATTATGATTCCTGTATCACTTGCGACTGCGTTTAGTTTAACGCTTGTACCAGCGATTACAAAATCATTTACTGAAAAGCAATATCGTTATTTAAAATTACAAATTACACAAACATTCCAGGCAAATATGTTCTTAACATTGCCAGCAGTTGTCGGTATTTCAACACTTGCATATCCGATTTATACAGCGTTCTATGACTCAGATCCATTAGGTGGACAAGTATTAATGTGGTATGCACCAGTTGCGTTGTTATTCGCTTTATTTACAGTAACAGCGGCAATTCTGCAAGGTATTAACCAGCAAAAGCATGCGATTATTGCGCTTATAATGGGTGTTATTTTGAAATTTGTATGTAACGTAATCTTTATTCGTTATTTTGGTACAGTCGGAGCGATTTTAGCTACTGCAGTTGGCTTCTTAGCTTCCGTATGGTATACGAATCGACAAATCAAAAAACATGCACACTATTCATTCGGTGTTGTATATAAGAGAACTTTCCAAATTGCAGTATTAACACTTGTAATGGTCGTTGCTGTAAAACTATCACAGTGGATTCTATCCTTCATGATTTCGCCTGATGGCCGAATGGGTGCTCTTATTACAGTTGTGGTTTGTGCGGGTATTGGTGGTCTTGTTTACGGATTGTTAGCAATTCGCACAGGAGTACTTGAAAGAGTATTTGGCGGAGAAGCGTTAGAAAAAATTCAACGTAAACTTGGCAATAGATTCAAAATAAAGTTGAAATCAAAAGGGGCGTAA
- a CDS encoding NAD(P)/FAD-dependent oxidoreductase, with product MHYDVIVIGGGPSGLMAAIGAAEEGASVLLLDKGNKLGRKLAISGGGRCNVTNRLPLDEIVKHIPGNGRFLYSAFSIFNNEDIITFFENLGVKLKEEDHGRMFPVSNKAQSVVDALLTRLKDLGVKIRTNTPVETIEYENGQTKAVVLKTGEVLETNHVVIAVGGKSVPQTGSTGDGYAWAEKGGHTITELFPTEVPILSNEPFIRDRSLQGLALRDVNLSVLNPKGKAIISHKMDMLFTHFGLSGPAALRCSQFVVKALKKFKTNTVQMSIDALPEENSEQLFQRMLKQMKEDPKKGIKNVLKGYVPERYFLFLLEKNEIDGSEQAGQVSHEKIRALVKDFKEFTVNVNGTQSIEKAFVTGGGVSVKEINPKEMSSKFTNGLYFCGEVLDIHGYTGGYNITSALVTGRIAGTTAGENAKMQY from the coding sequence ATGCATTATGATGTTATTGTCATCGGCGGCGGGCCTTCTGGGCTAATGGCTGCAATCGGTGCTGCAGAAGAAGGCGCAAGCGTCTTACTTCTTGATAAAGGAAATAAACTAGGGCGTAAACTTGCGATTTCTGGTGGCGGTCGCTGCAACGTAACGAACCGTCTACCACTTGATGAGATCGTTAAACATATACCAGGAAATGGCCGCTTCTTATACAGCGCTTTTTCTATTTTTAATAATGAAGATATTATTACATTCTTCGAAAATCTCGGTGTAAAACTGAAAGAAGAGGATCATGGCCGCATGTTCCCTGTTTCAAATAAAGCGCAATCGGTAGTAGACGCACTTTTAACACGATTAAAAGACTTAGGTGTAAAAATCCGTACGAATACACCTGTTGAAACAATTGAATATGAGAACGGTCAAACGAAAGCAGTTGTACTAAAGACTGGTGAAGTGTTAGAAACAAATCACGTCGTTATCGCTGTTGGCGGAAAATCAGTTCCTCAAACTGGTTCTACTGGAGACGGATATGCTTGGGCTGAAAAAGGTGGTCATACGATTACAGAATTATTCCCAACAGAAGTACCAATCCTTTCAAACGAACCATTTATTCGAGACCGTTCATTGCAAGGACTCGCTTTACGAGACGTAAACTTAAGTGTATTAAACCCAAAAGGAAAAGCTATCATTTCTCACAAAATGGACATGCTCTTCACTCATTTCGGGTTATCTGGTCCTGCTGCCCTTCGCTGTAGTCAATTCGTTGTGAAAGCACTGAAAAAGTTCAAAACGAATACAGTGCAAATGAGCATCGATGCATTGCCAGAAGAAAATAGCGAACAACTATTCCAGCGCATGCTGAAACAAATGAAGGAAGATCCGAAAAAGGGAATTAAAAACGTGTTAAAAGGTTATGTTCCTGAGCGTTACTTCCTATTCTTATTAGAAAAAAATGAAATTGACGGTAGCGAACAAGCTGGACAAGTTTCCCACGAAAAGATTCGTGCACTTGTGAAAGACTTTAAAGAATTTACTGTGAATGTAAATGGTACGCAGTCAATTGAAAAAGCATTCGTTACTGGTGGCGGTGTATCCGTTAAAGAAATTAACCCGAAAGAAATGTCTTCTAAATTTACGAATGGCCTATACTTCTGCGGGGAAGTTCTTGATATTCACGGTTATACTGGTGGCTATAATATTACATCTGCTCTCGTTACTGGAAGAATTGCCGGAACAACAGCCGGAGAAAACGCGAAAATGCAGTATTAA
- a CDS encoding MDR family MFS transporter, producing the protein MRKKVMMSLMLMTFLSAVEGTIVSTAIPRITSDLSGVELVSWVYAIYMLATAVSTPIYGKLADLFGRKKVLLIGATIFLVGSALCGVVTSMEQLIFFRALQGIGAGAVMPITMTIIGDLYSEAKDRAKAQGWMSAVWGVSGVIGPLVGGFLVDSLSWRYIFFLNVPFGIIACLMIVIYYKESIKPAKHHIDYLGATVFSLSTIALLYALLTGSSKQNWGDITIIGLLIFAVVSFIIFLFIEKKSPEPLIPLSLFSNRTLSTINILTLIAGAMIISITMYLPIWSQGVLGKNATEAGLILMPIPVMWTFGAIFSGNLVGKLKTKQIILLGASILSVATFLLFTLSTNSPSFLIYVAVGLFGLGMGLVTPIYMVTIQAAVPAHTRGTAVGLNTFINTFSQTLGAAIFGTIFNTMIHARGIKNLDLVSGGHGGTTANVVTESQSALASSVHVIYMSTFVLAVCTLIIAWLLLKPATQTSEQ; encoded by the coding sequence ATGAGAAAAAAAGTCATGATGTCTTTAATGCTAATGACGTTTCTTTCTGCGGTAGAAGGAACGATTGTTAGTACAGCAATCCCTCGTATAACGAGTGATTTGTCAGGCGTCGAACTTGTTAGTTGGGTATATGCAATTTATATGCTTGCAACAGCTGTTTCGACTCCAATATACGGAAAGCTCGCTGATTTATTCGGTCGTAAAAAAGTTTTACTAATCGGGGCTACAATCTTTTTAGTCGGTTCTGCACTTTGCGGAGTCGTTACATCGATGGAACAATTAATTTTCTTCCGCGCTCTTCAAGGTATCGGTGCTGGTGCTGTTATGCCAATCACAATGACGATTATTGGAGACCTATATAGCGAAGCGAAAGACCGCGCGAAAGCACAAGGCTGGATGAGTGCCGTTTGGGGTGTATCTGGTGTTATCGGACCGTTAGTAGGCGGATTTTTAGTGGATTCTCTTTCATGGCGTTATATTTTCTTCTTAAACGTTCCATTCGGAATTATCGCTTGCTTAATGATTGTCATTTACTACAAAGAATCTATTAAGCCCGCTAAACACCATATCGACTATCTTGGTGCAACAGTCTTCTCACTGAGTACAATCGCTCTACTATATGCATTATTAACAGGTAGCAGCAAGCAAAACTGGGGAGACATAACAATTATCGGCCTATTAATCTTCGCCGTCGTTTCATTCATTATTTTCTTATTCATCGAGAAAAAATCTCCGGAACCATTAATTCCGCTATCCCTTTTCTCTAACCGTACATTATCTACGATAAACATATTAACGCTTATTGCTGGCGCAATGATTATTAGTATTACAATGTACCTTCCAATTTGGAGCCAAGGTGTATTAGGAAAAAATGCGACAGAAGCCGGACTTATTTTAATGCCAATCCCGGTTATGTGGACATTTGGCGCTATTTTCTCTGGTAACTTAGTAGGCAAATTAAAAACGAAACAAATCATTTTACTTGGAGCTAGCATTTTATCAGTCGCTACGTTCTTATTATTTACACTATCAACAAATTCACCATCGTTCCTTATTTATGTAGCAGTCGGATTATTCGGCTTAGGAATGGGGCTTGTGACACCGATTTACATGGTAACAATTCAAGCCGCCGTACCAGCTCATACACGCGGAACAGCCGTTGGTTTAAACACATTTATTAATACATTTAGTCAAACGTTAGGTGCTGCAATATTCGGTACAATTTTCAATACGATGATTCACGCACGTGGTATTAAAAACCTTGATCTTGTATCTGGCGGACACGGCGGAACTACAGCAAACGTAGTAACCGAATCGCAATCCGCATTAGCATCAAGCGTACACGTCATTTATATGAGCACTTTCGTATTAGCAGTATGTACATTAATTATCGCTTGGCTTTTATTAAAGCCAGCTACACAAACAAGTGAGCAATAA
- a CDS encoding ArsR/SmtB family transcription factor: MSSSAAKYDVFQAIADPTRREVIRLLSDKELPISKITDHFPMSRTAVVKHLHILSEANLVSGRKSGREKIYRLHPEPLEELQQWLSYYERFWDNKLSMLKHIVENE, translated from the coding sequence ATGTCATCATCAGCAGCGAAATATGATGTATTTCAAGCAATTGCTGATCCAACCCGCCGAGAAGTAATACGGTTATTAAGTGATAAAGAGTTACCGATTTCCAAAATAACGGATCATTTTCCGATGAGTCGTACTGCGGTTGTAAAGCACCTTCATATTCTTTCAGAAGCGAATTTAGTAAGCGGAAGAAAAAGCGGAAGAGAGAAGATATATCGCTTGCATCCAGAACCATTAGAGGAATTACAACAGTGGCTATCGTATTATGAACGTTTTTGGGATAATAAATTATCCATGCTGAAACATATTGTGGAGAATGAATAA
- a CDS encoding SRPBCC family protein, whose protein sequence is MKMEQHTLNDIKQTIVFNASIQKVWNVVSTAEGISSWFMPNDFKLEVGHEFHVQSPFGPSPCKVLEIDEPNHLSFSWDTDGWVVSFNLKDLGDNKTEFTLIHGGWKHPDEILPKANAKSSIIRDRMSGGWVAIVNEKLKKVVEG, encoded by the coding sequence ATGAAAATGGAACAACATACATTAAATGATATTAAACAAACGATCGTTTTTAACGCGTCTATTCAAAAAGTATGGAATGTAGTATCAACTGCAGAAGGGATTTCATCATGGTTTATGCCAAATGATTTTAAATTAGAGGTGGGACATGAATTTCATGTGCAATCACCGTTTGGACCATCACCATGTAAAGTGTTAGAAATTGATGAACCAAACCACCTATCTTTCTCATGGGATACAGATGGCTGGGTCGTTTCATTTAATTTGAAAGACTTAGGAGATAACAAAACAGAATTTACGTTAATTCACGGCGGCTGGAAACATCCTGATGAAATTCTTCCGAAAGCGAATGCGAAGAGCTCTATTATTCGTGATAGAATGAGCGGAGGCTGGGTAGCGATTGTAAATGAAAAACTGAAAAAGGTTGTCGAAGGCTAA
- a CDS encoding DUF3973 domain-containing protein, translating to MFYCINCSDIHHEKHPNDKVFKNGFYIDPFLGDRYHLGMCKDAQNHETGEPLLTTTKLGTTQSIMSVLPTHVVPT from the coding sequence ATGTTCTATTGCATTAACTGCTCTGACATTCACCATGAAAAACATCCGAATGATAAAGTATTCAAAAACGGTTTTTATATTGATCCATTTTTAGGTGATCGTTATCACCTTGGTATGTGTAAAGATGCCCAAAATCATGAAACAGGGGAGCCACTTTTAACGACAACGAAATTAGGCACAACCCAATCTATTATGAGCGTATTACCGACACATGTTGTCCCAACATAA
- a CDS encoding sporulation protein Cse60, with the protein MIRVKVFDESHEKDLEDAVNVFLKKIDDSNFVDIKYQVGVSINDDENQIYCFSAMIVYKA; encoded by the coding sequence ATGATTCGTGTAAAAGTGTTTGATGAAAGTCACGAAAAAGACTTAGAAGACGCTGTAAATGTTTTTTTGAAAAAGATTGATGATAGTAACTTTGTAGATATTAAGTATCAAGTCGGTGTTTCCATTAACGATGACGAAAACCAAATTTATTGTTTTTCAGCAATGATCGTTTATAAAGCATAA
- a CDS encoding DUF2553 family protein: MGRTIKIDITNKVVAKFRTDYLELYTSKFMIGKFYVYTEGKQYVLEDGYIYENGKFYRIIDTHRGNNQAAEGCDLGWC, from the coding sequence GTGGGGCGCACAATAAAAATCGATATTACAAATAAAGTGGTAGCTAAATTTAGAACAGATTATTTGGAATTATATACGAGTAAATTTATGATAGGTAAGTTTTATGTCTATACTGAAGGTAAACAATATGTGTTAGAAGACGGATATATATATGAAAACGGAAAATTTTATCGCATCATAGATACGCACCGTGGCAATAATCAAGCGGCGGAGGGCTGCGATCTAGGATGGTGTTAA
- a CDS encoding CarD family transcriptional regulator → MEVDDLFQIGDKIVYPMNGAGVIEAIEEKEILGTTRQYCVIRIISKDMQVMLPMDQLQKSGIRYIVDKCTLDDILLEFQNGESDTSLSWKQRYTMNMEKMKNGNLQDSAEVVRDLLRRNKERALNASEKQMLDNARKMMISEVALVQNVSEHQATEFLQETINH, encoded by the coding sequence ATGGAGGTGGATGATTTGTTTCAAATTGGTGATAAAATCGTTTATCCAATGAACGGCGCAGGAGTCATCGAAGCCATTGAAGAGAAAGAAATATTAGGGACTACCCGTCAATATTGTGTAATACGTATCATTAGTAAAGATATGCAAGTAATGCTTCCTATGGATCAATTACAAAAATCAGGTATTCGTTATATCGTAGATAAATGTACGTTAGATGATATACTTCTTGAATTTCAAAACGGGGAATCAGATACATCACTTTCCTGGAAACAAAGATATACAATGAATATGGAAAAAATGAAAAACGGCAATCTGCAAGATAGTGCAGAAGTTGTTCGAGACTTACTTCGCCGTAATAAAGAAAGAGCTTTAAATGCGAGCGAAAAACAAATGTTAGATAATGCACGTAAAATGATGATTAGCGAAGTTGCGCTCGTGCAAAACGTTTCTGAACATCAAGCGACAGAATTTCTTCAAGAAACAATTAATCATTAA